The proteins below come from a single Anguilla rostrata isolate EN2019 chromosome 3, ASM1855537v3, whole genome shotgun sequence genomic window:
- the si:dkeyp-115e12.6 gene encoding centromere protein F isoform X1, protein MSWAVGDWAAGLSGTALQKVRELQAQQDRLQREKQQRQLQLESTEAALCKQKQKFEEVRVELAGVRKDLQSSQEEVLVGVRERQRLSQELQVKQAQVCGLEGQLDSARSLSHTLTQEVKRLEAELEKLQNANSSGDSALFSTPCWNVSSWEHSGSRREQKDSSGGGDGEVRAQHVRQQLQFAEHGPTPASSPFPRQLQSTPPSGRRSRQPKPPSASAVFPWEREEASSAPRGRAAALTPPTGDVIERCSPEDAEKEADVRKENDIQRSKVVELQTWVQSLEQEVRSASDRHRESEARLAEVQGELAAREQTLTRAREELVRANGRVEKEKDRAQAAEQRVKQLQEELGCQRQNAESSRRSAEQRRKDLEREHQRELLELQKESQSREKQHQQESNKLNQELQQARTLHNTLQAQCDKVLLQKQTLEKDLDGVKGKLQWTEKELQECQKREAQIQSKLTEALREKDSLGLSLEQSSQRVKSLEEEVKRLSRELAEALRLVSELQARLAVPATPAVPARCLPVGDSFSCPVTPHRPSHVPKKKVARPEKSREEQQEQRAKYPTDREPAEGIDSDFIGEFGSQAPKGEGGRAGNEADRRGSITRQEEDEQRGKETTPLKRDETSVDEEGASIKEQEDAGTDQGETLQRDVSVLTKDEKQEHHSSDGDTQPDGVGVLSQDSISSSGVKGQHGSPSLQDLKRENAALRDDLREAKRELEQRLEDLEAQRRAETEARTKLKQVSRKHSSQVEQLRQKTQELKEEGGRLEKQVEEERKESGRLREALDALESERREEQVEKKREGKEERAEVDKLRANLAALETELRKQQEDGETERFKSEECRRALEEEVAEIKTELEELRNSKLEGKKGSEEAKNPLLPLILDFNSNNNNSVTTGDDNLIPSPAGPIPLCDSVEEETLEKVEIDLICKEGAKASKPPGESRELYLAKPAVDGPGTQAKSEKLLDSDEVVQLVLEVERLRGDCVKLRGERDREAGRAKQAQARLEVLQSQVTNQTKQLTLAFENQSGNITDLLGELQDRDSTLQRLEEELRGCRGEIAELKAEKHKLQLGSEGFEEPEETGPVEMNSPLPSTPGQAVTPDSEAEQTADRSPLQDSGQTSLSMTPPMEQMLQSINNDGSVKDFQAELRDLKAENEELRSKLAAAATVKGLNCLDADLSALIGDGTTQRLVAELEAAKEDLSQVRAKNEELQSMLSQAQLSNKQEKQPLDSEVKQGLLCESQQNIIVSGDSGTHAEEAMGRVEAFVNQDFLTEQSENHELNLMVETTSFLEGSMQQTMSTGQKAGDAHNKSNKDSESDTDVQHHQHHHAIIRLQAENQALRSWALAVCPPDRQGELAAIAESGFHSGTNCKLGDGDSKLTRAENLADEGSVGIERVVMSEQSSQSDVASQSLLKLPPAQELTSPHSNDGLHLDGGKDLQDQIQSEPCGLKSGEMDDDTAQQQTVTGKTGMEQDQFSPSQLTALQKQLIELQSEVSSLREENTRQAEELEVWRVTGEPISPLLTGETAIHSRQGSIVVVREDQLVLTCNGDDLESTHTLLDVQVEYGGLDISEKNSAPAERVDRDNGQGSSNPTERTLESLRSTGNLPVTIQVPTIDTNVMTDFKTKAMIHRDMDKGTEIRPGSHDVSHPSSVTVESDDNSKVIQSCVAGKQTKATENTHRDDQEKGANHYDSKSKAADCRTTEDHIEAASREGSLAKTECTNKAMDRKGTHAPVVENAGAVSEHLAPVKETQGVEKPHQQILCSVNTKDCTTDSGKTHRDGNNSLLEEKRKESQITKSIFITEDTQMYCVQTKTQTESKHGLKNDSPLFSEADTTKGNTLTTTHRQSPDSTTDMPKLVCPGVERENEPLPPQHSAPCGPKVVTRDCQTQTEVESLAFIEQRAGGDPEGSVSKELQSMATQTDGDSRGVEQATPGPPAGGGEIKHSSTQTEPAEIQDEDPNTSNEEFEQNSYSPPLSPMLAPEGGTGPLFSGSFPIPADPARLAERIRRNRSRISAAFDDTEYEPYGLPEVVMKGFADIPSGPACPYVLRRGLLGTDALPLPLREQAEEEQD, encoded by the exons ATGAGCTGGGCAGTGGGCGACTGGGCGGCGGGGCTGTCGGGCACAGCCCTGCAGAAGGTGCGGGAGCTGCAGGCCCAACAGGACCGGCTGCAGAGGGAGAAGCAGCAGAGacagctgcagctggagagcaCAGAGGCTGCCCTCTGCAAGCAGAAACagaag TTCGAGGAGGTGCGCGTGGAGCTGGCCGGGGTGCGGAAGGACCTGCAGAGCTCTCAGGAGGAGGTGCTGGTGGGGGTGCGGGAGCGGCAGCGTCTGTCCCAGGAGCTGCAGGTGAAGCAGGCGCAGGTGTGCGGCCTGGAGGGGCAGCTGGACTCCGCCCGCTCGCTGTCGCACACGCTCACTCAGGAGGTCAAACG gctggaggcggagcttgaAAAGCTGCAGAATGCCAACAGCTCTGGGGACTCTGCGCTGTTCTCCACTCCCTGCTGGAATGTGTCCTCATGGGAACACAGTG ggtcCCGCAGGGAGCAGAAGGACTCGTCCGGAGGAGGCGACGGCGAGGTCAGAGCCCAGCACGTCAGG cagcagctgcagttcGCCGAGCACGGCCCCACACCTGCGTCTTCCCCGTTCCCCCGGCAACTGCAGAGCACCCCGCCCTCCGGCCGCCGGAGCCGCCAGCCCAAGcccccctccgcctccgccgTCTTTCcgtgggagagggaggaggcgtCGTCCGCCCCCAGGGGGAGGGCTGCCGCCTTGACCCCGCCCACCGGCGATGTCATCGAGCGCTGCAGCCCCGAGGACGCAGAGAAGGAGGCGGACGTCAGGAAGGAGAATgaca TCCAACGATCCAAAGTCGTGGAGCTTCAGACGTGGGTTCAGTCTCTGGAGCAGGAGGTCCGCTCGGCTTCGGACCGGCACCGGGAGTCGGAGGCCCGGTTAGCCGAGGTGCAGGGGGAGCTGGCTGCCCGGGAGCAGACCCTGACTCGGGCCCGAGAGGAACTGGTCCGGGCCAACGGCCGcgtggagaaggagaaggacagg GCGCAGGCTGCAGAGCAGCGGGtgaagcagctgcaggaggagctgggtTGCCAGAGGCAGAACGCCGAGAGCAGCCGCCGCAGCGCCGAGCAGCGCAGGAAGgacctggagagagagcaccagaga GAGTTGTTGGAGCTGCAGAAAGAGAGCCAGTCCAGGGAGAAGCAGCACCAGCAGGAGAGCAACAAGCTGAACCAGGAGCTGCAGCAAGCCCGGACCCTGCACAACACGCTGCAGGCACAGTGTGACAAG GTGTTGCTGCAGAAACAAACTCTCGAGAAAGATCTGGACGGTGTGAAGGGCAAACTGCAGTGGACAGAAAAGGAACTGCAGGAGTGCCAGAAGAGAGAGGCACAGATCCAGAGCAAGCTAACG gaggcgctgcgGGAGAAGGACAGTCTGGGGCTGAGCCTGGAGCAGAGCAGTCAGCGGGTGAAGAgtctggaggaggaggtgaagagacTGAGCCGGGAGTTGGCTGAGGCCCTGAGGCTGGTGTCAGAGCTGCAGG CTCGGCTTGCTGTCCCTGCCACACCGGCAGTTCCTGCACGATGTCTCCCTGTCGGGGACAGCTTCTCCTGCCCTGTGACCCCCCATCGCCCCTCACACGTGCCGAAGAAGAAGGTTGCCAGGCCCGAAAAATCCAGGGAAGAGCAGCAAGAGCAGAGGGCCAAGTACCCCACAGACAGAGAGCCAGCGGAGGGCATAGACTCTGATTTTATAGGGGAGTTTGGGTCCCAAGCACCGAAAGgtgaaggagggagggcaggaaaTGAGGCTGATAGGAGAGGCTCCATAACCcgacaagaggaggatgaacagagaggaaaggagacGACTCCACTAAAGAGAGACGAAACATCTGTCGATGAGGAGGGAGCGTCCATTAAAGAGCAGGAGGATGCAGGGACTGACCAAGGCGAGACCTTGCAGAGGGACGTCAGCGTCTTGACCAAAGATGAAAAGcaagaacatcacagcagtgaTGGCGATACCCAGCCAGATGGTGTGGGTGTTCTGAGCCAGGACTCCATTTCCTCATCTGGTGTCAAAGGCCAGCATGGCTCGCCGTCCTTACAGGATCTAAAAAGAGAAAACGCGGCCCTGCGTGATGACCTCAGGGAGGCCAAGAGGGAGCTGGAGCAGAGGCTGGAGGACCTGGAGGCCCAGAGGAGGGCGGAGACGGAGGCCAGGACCAAGCTGAAGCAGGTGAGCCGAAAGCACTCCTCCCAGGTGGAGCAGCTCCGCCAGAAGACCCAGGAGCTCAAGGAGGAAGGAGGCCGGCTGGAGAaacaggtggaggaggagagaaaggagagcgGCAGGCTGAGAGAAGCCCTGGATGCCCTGGAGTCCGAGCGTCGGGAAGAACAggtggagaagaagagagaaggcAAAGAGGAGAGGGCTGAGGTAGACAAGCTGAGGGCAAATCTAGCGGCACTGGAGACTGAGCTCAGGAAACAACAGGAGGATGGGGAGACGGAGAGATTTAAAAGTGAGGAGTGCAGGAGAGCTCTGGAAGAGGAGGTGGCAGAAATTAAGACCGAATTGGAGGAGTTGCGGAATTCGAAATTGGAAGGGAAAAAGGGGAGTGAAGAGGCCAAGAATCCCTTACTACCCCTCATCCTGGATTTTaactccaacaacaacaattctGTCACCACTGGAGATGATAATTTGATTCCATCGCCAGCTGGACCCATtcctctctgtgactctgtggaAGAGGAGACCCTGGAAAAGGTAGAAATTGACCTGATCTGCAAGGAGGGAGCAAAAGCCTCAAAACCTcctggagaaagcagagagctttATCTGGCGAAGCCTGCTGTTGATGGGCCAGGGACACAAGCAAAATCAGAGAAGTTGCTGGATTCAGATGAGGTGGTCCAGCTGGTCCTGGAAGTGGAACGCCTAAGGGGTGATTGTGTGAAACTGCGGggtgagagggacagggaggccGGAAGGGCTAAGCAGGCCCAGGCCAGGCTAGAGGTCTTGCAGAGCCAAGTGACTAACCAGACCAAACAGCTGACCCTTGCCTTCGAAAACCAGAGCGGCAACATAACAGACCTGCTGGGGGAGCTGCAGGACAGGGACAGCACCCTCCAGAGGCTGGAGGAAGAACTGCGTGGCTGTCGTGGGGAAATCGCTGAACTGAAAGCGGAGAAGCATAAGCTGCAGCTGGGGAGTGAGGGCTTTGAAGAACCAGAGGAGACGGGGCCCGTGGAGATGAACTCTCCGCTCCCTTCAACCCCGGGTCAGGCAGTCACACCAGATAGTGAAGCTGAGCAAACGGCTGACCGAAGCCCGCTTCAGGATTCTGGCCAGACTTCTCTTTCGATGACTCCTCCTATGGAGCAGATGTTACAAAGTATCAACAATGACGGCTCTGTGAAGGATTTTCAGGCAGAGTTACGTGACTTGAAGGCTGAGAATGAAGAACTGAGATCTAAACTCGCTGCAGCTGCGACTGTAAAAGGACTGAATTGTCTGGACGCAGACCTAAGTGCTCTCATAGGAGATGGCACCACTCAGAGACTAGTGGCCGAATTAGAGGCTGCCAAGGAAGATCTCAGCCAAGTGAGAGCAAAGAATGAAGAGCTTCAGTCCATGTTATCTCAAGCCCAGTTGTCAAACAAGCAGGAAAAACAACCTCTGGATTCAGAAGTTAAACAAGGACTTCTTTGTGAGAGCCAACAGAATATCATTGTTTCTGGAGATTCGGGCACCCATGCCGAGGAAGCAATGGGAAGAGTGGAAGCTTTTGTGAATCAAGACTTCCTGACAGAACAAAGTGAAAACCACGAACTGAATTTAATGGTTGAAACCACATCTTTTCTAGAAGGGAGCATGCAGCAAACAATGTCGACAGGCCAAAAGGCAGGTGACGCACACAACAAGAGCAACAAAGATTCAGAGTCAGATACGGATGTGcaacatcatcaacatcatcacgCCATTATCAGGTTGCAAGCTGAAAATCAGGCATTGAGATCCTGGGCTCTTGCAGTGTGTCCTCCAGATAGACAGGGGGAGTTAGCTGCTATTGCTGAGAGCGGATTTCATAGTGGCACTAATTGCAAGCTGGGTGATGGTGACAGTAAATTGACTAGAGCTGAAAATTTAGCTGATGAAGGGTCTGTTGGTATAGAGAGGGTGGTTATGAGTGAACAGAGCAGTCAAAGCGATGTGGCTTCACAGTCGTTGCTGAAATTGCCGCCTGCCCAGGAACTCACCAGTCCTCACAGCAATGATGGACTGCATCTGGACGGTGGAAAAGACCTACAGGACCAAATCCAGTCTGAACCATGTGGTCTGAAATCTGGGGAAATGGATGATGATACTGCCCAGCAGCAGACTGTCACAGGCAAAACTGGAATGGAGCAAGACCAGTTCTCTCCGTCTCAGCTCACAGCTCTTCAGAAGCAG TTGATAGAACTCCAGTCCGAGGTCTCTAGCCTGCGAGAGGAGAACACAAGACAAGCAGAAGAGCTTGAGGTCTGGAGGGTCACTGGAGAGCCCATCTCCCCTTTGCTAACAGGGGAGACCGCCATTCACTCTCGCCAAGGCTCAATAGTAGTGGTGCGTGAAGACCAGCTGGTCCTAACCTGCAACGGGGATGACCTTGAGTCCACACACACGCTACTGGATGTGCAGGTGGAGTATGGCGGGCTAGACATCTCTGAAAAAAATTCTGCACCAGCTGAAAGAGTTGACCGTGACAATGGACAAGGCTCCTCAAACCCAACTGAGAGGACCCTGGAGTCACTCAGGAGCACAGGGAATCTGCCGGTGACTATCCAG gTGCCAACTATTGATACTAATGTTATGACAGACTTCAAGACCAAAGCAATGATTCACAGGGACATGGATAAAGGGACCGAAATCAGGCCGGGCAGTCATGATGTTAGTCATCCTAGTTCAGTCACTGTGGAAAGTGATGACAACTCTAAGGTAATTCAGTCCTGCGTTGCAGGCAAACAGACCAAAGCAACAGAGAACACTCACAGAGACGATCAGGAGAAAGGTGCAAACCATTATGACAGCAAGTCCAAAGCAGCAGACTGCAGAACTACAGAGGACCATATCGAAGCAGCTTCCCGTGAAGGCAGTCTGGCCAAAACCGAATGCACAAACAAAGCAATGGACCGCAAAGGGACTCATGCACCTGTAGTGGAAAATGCAGGTGCAGTCAGTGAACACTTAGCGCCTGTTAAAGAAACTCAGGGGGTTGAGAAGCCACATCAACAGATTCTGTGCTCTGTCAACACTAAAGATTGCACTACGGATTCAGGGAAGACACATAGAGATGGTAATAACTCCCtcttggaagaaaaaagaaaggaatcacaaattacaaaaagcattttcataACCGAAGACACTCAAATGTACTGTGTACAGACAAAAACTCAAACTGAAAGTAAGCATGGCTTGAAGAATGATTCCCCTCTTTTCAGTGAGGCTGACACTACCAAAGGGAATACACTAACAACAACCCACAGACAGTCACCGGACAGCACCACTGATATGCCAAAGCTTGTCTGCCCTGGagtagagagagaaaatgaacctCTGCCACCTCAACACAGTGCCCCCTGCGGGCCAAAAGTGGTCACCAGAGACTGTCAAACTCAGACTGAAGTGGAGAGTCTGGCTTTCATAGAGCAGAGGGCAGGGGGCGACCCTGAGGGCAGTGTGAGTAAAGAGCTTCAGAGCATGGCCACTCAGACGGATGGTGACAGTAGAGGGGTGGAACAGGCGACGCCtgggccccctgctggtggcGGGGAGATAAAGCACTCGAGCACCCAGACCGAGCCTGCGGAGATACAGGACGAAGATCCCAACACCAGCAACGAAGAGTTTGAGCAGAACTCATATTCGCCGCCGTTGTCGCCCATGCTGGCGCCGGAGGGCGGAACCGGCCCTCTGTTCTCCGGGTCGTTCCCCATCCCTGCCGACCCGGCGCGTCTGGCGGAGAGGATCCGTCGGAACCGCAGCCGAATTTCGGCCGCCTTCGACGACACGGAGTACGAGCCCTACGGGCTGCCCGAGGTCGTCATGAAGG GTTTTGCCGATATTCCGAGTGGCCCCGCCTGTCCCTATGTCCTGAGGAGGGGCCTGCTGGGGACCGACgcgctgcccctccccctgagggagcaggcggaggaggagcaggatTAG